From Mesobacillus boroniphilus, the proteins below share one genomic window:
- a CDS encoding sigma-54-dependent transcriptional regulator, whose product MSATRLLIVDDEQDLLELLVRRLKRKGFDVDSAGTAEDALELVKKNEYDIGVYDIRLPNMDGIELLKETKKVQPDIEVLILTGHGTIDTAIEAMKVGAFDYITKPYNLSELELTIGKAAENKALKEKNDSMKKIIAQHNGFNIIGDSANFKEVLEMTKRIADSDVPVLIEGESGTGKELFAKALHYWSCRADEPFVPVNSGALPEHLLESELFGHARGSFTGASQDKKGLVEAAKGGTLFLDELGEMPLALQVKLLRFLETGEFRRVGDVRERHVTVRVVAATNRDMEKEVAEGRFREDLYYRLNVVKLTIPPLRERKGDLPALIDYFIGKTKDPSKQLSAEALAALEQYDFPGNVRELSHLIERGVLLSKGSVIGAEDLLLPQAVKTKAATEVQFSPLCSLEEVEKVHIENALKQMNWNKTKAADVLGISVRNLYRKIDQYGLKE is encoded by the coding sequence ATGTCAGCAACAAGATTGTTAATCGTTGACGATGAACAGGATTTGCTTGAGCTTTTGGTAAGAAGGCTGAAGCGCAAGGGATTTGACGTGGACAGCGCTGGCACGGCAGAGGATGCCCTTGAACTCGTGAAAAAAAATGAATACGACATTGGCGTCTATGATATCAGACTGCCGAATATGGACGGCATTGAGCTTTTAAAAGAAACAAAGAAAGTCCAGCCTGATATTGAGGTACTGATCCTGACCGGGCACGGGACTATTGATACCGCGATCGAAGCGATGAAGGTGGGCGCATTCGATTATATCACTAAGCCTTATAATCTATCAGAATTGGAACTGACAATTGGAAAGGCTGCGGAAAATAAAGCGCTGAAAGAAAAGAATGACAGCATGAAAAAAATCATCGCCCAGCATAACGGGTTCAATATTATTGGTGACAGTGCCAATTTTAAAGAAGTGCTTGAGATGACAAAGAGGATTGCTGACAGTGATGTTCCTGTGCTGATAGAGGGTGAAAGCGGCACAGGGAAGGAATTGTTTGCGAAAGCACTCCATTATTGGAGCTGCCGTGCAGATGAACCATTTGTGCCGGTGAATTCGGGTGCACTGCCTGAGCATTTGCTTGAAAGCGAGTTATTCGGCCATGCTCGCGGTTCTTTTACCGGGGCGAGCCAGGATAAGAAAGGACTGGTTGAAGCAGCAAAAGGCGGGACACTATTTTTAGATGAGCTTGGGGAAATGCCATTGGCTTTGCAGGTGAAATTGCTGCGTTTCCTGGAAACGGGAGAATTCCGCCGGGTCGGTGATGTCAGGGAACGGCATGTTACTGTCCGCGTCGTCGCTGCCACAAATCGAGACATGGAAAAAGAAGTTGCTGAAGGTCGGTTCCGCGAAGATCTGTATTACAGGTTGAATGTCGTCAAGCTAACGATTCCTCCTCTGCGTGAACGGAAGGGGGACCTGCCCGCATTGATTGACTATTTTATCGGAAAAACTAAAGATCCATCGAAGCAGCTTTCGGCAGAAGCACTGGCTGCACTTGAACAATACGATTTTCCGGGCAATGTCCGGGAGCTCAGCCATCTGATCGAACGCGGTGTGCTGTTATCGAAAGGAAGCGTTATCGGAGCGGAGGATTTACTTTTGCCTCAGGCTGTAAAAACAAAGGCTGCGACAGAAGTTCAGTTTTCTCCGCTATGCTCTTTGGAAGAAGTAGAAAAAGTACACATCGAAAACGCCTTAAAGCAGATGAATTGGAACAAAACAAAAGCTGCGGATGTGCTGGGGATCAGCGTCCGGAATCTTTACCGTAAAATCGATCAATATGGGTTGAAAGAATAG
- a CDS encoding ATP-binding protein: MKALIDFMHSQTIRNKVLVFGVAMSTIPLLLISLYYYSFVKTDLETRILEKQHLVLENLSREIEYEFSKTFQRIHVLASLNLLNKEQSALYELLQQSESIEEIVIADDKGFVEKRVSRYELNIAGDNERWYTDDMWFQLLTRDKVYGQVEFNQYGQPVMKLAIPFYENETKKAIGVVVQLQKMIGKISSMRQDHSSYIYLIDDKDRVIAHQDYSKLWQKQTSGSQDEIGVTAKIEDLNWVLVMEQPKSTAYAPINRMLQSGIGAVALLILTVSLISVWAGLYFTRPIVSIDREMNKLKQGRKIKPIKMKRTDELGKLADSFNDMSKELLEKSRLLEQEKERLNVVVNGIGAGLALVTKEYRITWMNPILKGWLKEDRLTLPCYALIGGENTPCLNCPITCPDLDKIADEVMKFKDGANGERIFRHRVFPLNHAIEEEGEFLVVLEDITEQKQMEETMIQTDKLSALGIMASSFAHEVNNPLATINVYAEDLIDRIQAGDEDLDEDEMEHYLRKIKENTERCKRITGNLLNFSRKNDWTEDHIHVREIIENSISLVEHQLKKRRIQLELHVDETLPAVNGDGLKLMQVIVNLINNAVDAMEPEGRLVVSASGSNGELVSIKVTDSGHGIPAEAMDKLFDPFFTTKPIGKGTGLGLSVCYGIIQQFGGNIIIDSKPSDGTTVEIQLPAESSLKAERDLEPGPMPAERPLKGARDLGQEPIEMDRSIGSHVTAEKSAVDRGNNYKQTAQDTMEVGYDVSNKIVNR; the protein is encoded by the coding sequence ATGAAAGCTCTGATTGATTTCATGCACTCGCAGACAATCCGCAATAAGGTTCTAGTATTCGGAGTTGCGATGTCGACCATTCCGCTGTTGCTTATCAGCCTCTATTACTACTCTTTTGTAAAAACAGATTTGGAAACAAGGATTCTAGAAAAACAGCATCTTGTGCTCGAAAATCTATCCCGGGAAATCGAATATGAATTCAGCAAGACTTTCCAACGTATTCATGTCCTCGCATCTCTTAATCTATTAAATAAAGAACAGAGTGCATTATATGAGCTCCTGCAGCAAAGCGAATCGATCGAGGAGATTGTGATTGCAGATGATAAAGGGTTTGTGGAAAAACGGGTATCCCGATACGAACTCAACATTGCCGGGGATAACGAGCGGTGGTACACGGATGATATGTGGTTCCAGCTGCTAACCCGCGACAAGGTGTACGGCCAGGTGGAATTCAACCAGTACGGACAGCCTGTTATGAAACTTGCGATCCCTTTTTATGAAAATGAAACGAAAAAAGCGATTGGAGTCGTTGTCCAGCTTCAAAAGATGATCGGGAAAATCTCATCAATGCGGCAGGACCACTCCTCATATATATATTTAATCGATGATAAAGACCGGGTCATCGCCCATCAGGATTACAGCAAGCTCTGGCAAAAACAGACGTCTGGCAGCCAGGATGAGATTGGCGTCACTGCAAAAATTGAAGACTTAAACTGGGTGCTCGTGATGGAGCAGCCGAAATCAACAGCGTACGCTCCAATCAACAGAATGCTGCAAAGCGGCATAGGAGCAGTCGCATTGCTGATTTTAACAGTTAGCTTGATCAGTGTCTGGGCAGGGCTTTATTTTACAAGGCCGATTGTTTCGATTGATCGTGAGATGAACAAGTTGAAGCAGGGCCGCAAAATCAAGCCGATAAAAATGAAACGGACCGATGAGCTGGGAAAACTGGCCGATTCCTTCAACGATATGAGCAAGGAGCTGCTCGAAAAATCACGGCTGCTCGAGCAGGAGAAGGAAAGGCTCAATGTTGTTGTTAATGGGATTGGTGCAGGGCTGGCGCTCGTGACAAAAGAGTACCGGATTACATGGATGAACCCAATTTTAAAAGGGTGGCTGAAGGAGGACCGGCTAACCTTGCCGTGTTACGCATTGATCGGCGGAGAAAATACACCTTGCCTGAATTGTCCGATTACCTGTCCAGACCTTGATAAAATTGCTGACGAAGTCATGAAGTTCAAGGATGGCGCCAATGGCGAGCGGATTTTCAGGCACAGGGTGTTCCCGCTCAACCATGCGATTGAAGAAGAGGGAGAATTCCTCGTCGTGCTCGAGGACATCACCGAGCAAAAACAAATGGAAGAAACGATGATCCAGACGGATAAACTGAGCGCGCTTGGCATCATGGCGTCGAGCTTCGCCCACGAAGTCAATAATCCGCTGGCAACGATCAATGTATACGCAGAGGATTTGATCGACCGAATCCAGGCGGGAGACGAGGACCTTGATGAGGATGAAATGGAGCATTATCTTCGCAAAATCAAGGAAAACACTGAACGCTGCAAACGGATCACCGGAAACTTGCTTAATTTTTCCCGGAAGAATGATTGGACTGAGGACCATATTCACGTTAGGGAAATCATTGAAAATAGTATTAGTCTTGTTGAGCATCAGCTGAAAAAGCGGCGCATCCAGCTTGAGCTTCATGTTGATGAAACGTTGCCGGCTGTGAATGGTGACGGTCTGAAGCTGATGCAGGTCATCGTCAACCTGATCAATAACGCGGTCGATGCGATGGAACCAGAAGGAAGACTGGTAGTTTCCGCTTCGGGAAGCAATGGAGAATTGGTTTCAATAAAAGTCACAGACAGCGGTCACGGAATTCCTGCCGAAGCCATGGATAAACTGTTCGATCCATTCTTTACGACGAAACCAATCGGTAAAGGAACCGGACTTGGATTGTCAGTATGTTACGGAATCATCCAGCAATTCGGCGGGAATATCATAATTGACAGCAAGCCATCCGATGGGACGACGGTGGAAATCCAGCTGCCGGCAGAAAGTTCGTTGAAGGCAGAGCGTGATTTGGAACCTGGACCAATGCCAGCAGAGCGTCCGCTGAAGGGAGCACGAGATTTGGGGCAGGAGCCAATAGAGATGGACCGCAGTATCGGCAGCCATGTCACAGCAGAAAAATCAGCAGTGGACCGCGGAAATAACTACAAGCAGACGGCACAAGACACAATGGAGGTGGGCTACGATGTCAGCAACAAGATTGTTAATCGTTGA
- a CDS encoding ABC transporter substrate-binding protein — MKTKWYFFFLTTVAVSAVIYAFLGGKGEEPVEVGVLMIGENRYEKFIGLEAGLKDLGYSGQEVHFTVKNAKDNEELIEKQIDQLLAIEPNLIVTLGGIETQRLKEKMDDKNIEIPVVFAGLAAPKELGLIQDYKSPGGLFTGINNYHASISGKRLEMLTSLVPAIERVHVIYDSKIDVSKLSLEETRIAAKTLGVEISPCDASSKECLDKLWKTVDDGEAILVLPSFRIESLTDEIVKLTNEKRIPAMGLYDLEAKKGLLASYGSSFYSQGYQASRFVSLIIQGNKPGDLPVELPDGIRFVINQQTKAALGVTYNQDLLHIADLIHPEVQGGGK; from the coding sequence GTGAAAACAAAGTGGTATTTCTTTTTTCTGACGACGGTTGCCGTTTCGGCTGTTATATATGCATTTCTTGGCGGCAAGGGAGAAGAGCCCGTTGAAGTTGGCGTCCTTATGATTGGCGAAAACCGCTATGAAAAGTTCATTGGCCTGGAAGCGGGACTAAAGGACCTGGGATACAGTGGCCAGGAAGTCCATTTTACAGTAAAGAATGCTAAAGATAATGAAGAGTTGATCGAAAAGCAAATCGATCAGCTTCTTGCAATTGAACCGAATTTAATCGTTACGCTTGGCGGGATTGAAACCCAGCGGCTTAAGGAAAAGATGGACGATAAAAATATTGAAATTCCAGTTGTATTTGCCGGCCTCGCTGCACCGAAGGAACTTGGCTTGATACAAGATTACAAGTCACCTGGCGGGCTTTTTACAGGAATTAATAACTACCATGCCAGTATCTCGGGCAAGCGCCTCGAGATGCTTACTTCTCTTGTACCCGCTATTGAAAGGGTGCATGTGATTTATGACAGCAAGATAGATGTCAGCAAATTGAGCCTTGAAGAAACAAGGATTGCCGCCAAGACGCTGGGAGTGGAAATTTCCCCATGTGATGCAAGCTCGAAGGAATGTCTGGATAAACTGTGGAAAACAGTTGATGACGGCGAAGCAATCCTTGTCTTACCTAGTTTCAGAATTGAATCGCTGACAGATGAGATTGTGAAGCTGACCAACGAGAAAAGAATTCCTGCCATGGGCTTGTATGATCTGGAAGCGAAAAAAGGGCTGCTGGCGAGCTATGGGTCTAGCTTTTACTCACAAGGATACCAGGCGTCAAGGTTTGTCAGCCTGATTATTCAGGGGAATAAGCCGGGTGACTTGCCTGTCGAACTGCCGGATGGCATTCGTTTTGTCATCAACCAGCAGACGAAGGCAGCACTAGGAGTCACTTACAATCAAGATTTACTGCATATCGCCGACCTGATCCACCCTGAAGTGCAAGGAGGCGGGAAGTAA
- a CDS encoding nuclease-related domain-containing protein — protein MIAKDRSIPKEIKIYEAIVRRLSVNHPRKVEFENKLFRKRAGYKGEKELDYHITQINHSKFTILHDIRIPHNDTHFQIDTLFISNSLMIPIDSKYYAGTLEFHPEFNQMIQYLNGSEKVYPDPILQTKIQARQLKAFLKSHQFFSPPLEPLVAITNSQALIKNPTQNKEVSQRVFKSPGIFYKINPYLEKYQKEIISDQEIKKVVKLLLKKNNPYIPDLKILNLPYGELQKGVECPACNTIGMEKFHSLWGCKKCGHTSKDAHVAALKDYFLINGQSITNGQFRDFLGISSVHQARRMLSQLDLNISGEKKGRVYTPGKRFPLWD, from the coding sequence TTGATAGCGAAAGATCGATCCATTCCAAAAGAAATAAAGATATATGAGGCAATTGTAAGACGTTTATCGGTAAATCACCCGCGAAAAGTAGAATTCGAGAACAAATTATTCCGGAAACGGGCAGGCTACAAAGGGGAAAAAGAACTAGATTACCATATCACCCAAATCAACCACTCTAAGTTTACAATCTTGCATGATATCAGAATCCCCCATAACGATACCCACTTTCAAATTGACACTTTATTCATCTCCAATTCCTTAATGATCCCGATTGATTCCAAGTATTATGCTGGGACGCTGGAATTCCACCCAGAATTCAACCAAATGATTCAATATTTAAACGGAAGTGAAAAGGTATACCCTGATCCCATTCTCCAGACGAAAATACAAGCACGCCAACTCAAAGCTTTTCTAAAAAGTCATCAATTTTTTTCTCCTCCATTAGAACCGCTCGTTGCGATCACCAATTCCCAAGCCTTAATCAAAAATCCAACCCAAAATAAAGAAGTTAGCCAAAGAGTATTCAAGTCCCCCGGCATCTTCTATAAAATCAACCCCTACCTTGAAAAATATCAAAAAGAGATAATATCAGACCAAGAAATAAAGAAAGTAGTTAAACTTTTACTCAAAAAAAATAATCCGTATATCCCGGACTTAAAAATATTGAATCTACCTTATGGTGAATTGCAGAAAGGGGTGGAGTGCCCGGCCTGCAACACAATTGGCATGGAAAAGTTTCATAGTCTATGGGGATGCAAGAAATGCGGCCATACTTCAAAGGATGCCCATGTTGCTGCTTTAAAAGATTACTTTCTCATTAATGGACAGTCGATTACTAACGGACAATTCAGGGATTTTCTTGGAATCTCCTCTGTACACCAGGCCAGGAGAATGCTGTCACAGCTGGACCTGAACATATCCGGTGAAAAGAAAGGAAGAGTATATACCCCAGGTAAAAGGTTTCCGTTATGGGATTGA
- a CDS encoding 4Fe-4S dicluster domain-containing protein, giving the protein MGLFSNEKKVDYDKIVDKMLPDAKKEMDESQYDTELGLNMARDARKVISGKLKIEDFHKVYSSSLTKEFGNYYASGDGPDIRKGDGPKWAMVIDLKKCVGCDTCTVSCKAENRTPPGISYNVVMESLEGEFPNIKAVNLPRPCMQCDKPACAQVCPTRATYKMENGIVAIDNDRCIGCRYCIVACPYGARSFDFGESYEQEMQGANDVTSPEYGVERGNREKGKTPIGTVRKCSFCFHRLQRGEEPACVETCIGDARFFGDLNDPNSVVSKLAASPRAFRLKEELGTHPNVIYLR; this is encoded by the coding sequence ATGGGTCTTTTTTCAAATGAGAAAAAGGTAGATTACGATAAAATCGTCGACAAGATGCTGCCAGATGCAAAGAAGGAAATGGATGAATCACAGTATGACACAGAGCTCGGCCTGAACATGGCGCGTGATGCCAGGAAGGTCATCAGCGGCAAACTGAAAATCGAAGACTTCCATAAAGTTTATTCTTCTTCACTGACGAAGGAATTCGGCAATTATTACGCTTCAGGTGATGGACCTGACATCAGGAAGGGTGATGGTCCGAAATGGGCGATGGTCATCGACCTGAAAAAATGCGTCGGCTGTGATACATGTACTGTTAGCTGTAAAGCTGAGAACAGGACGCCACCGGGGATTTCCTACAATGTTGTCATGGAATCACTTGAAGGCGAGTTCCCGAATATCAAGGCGGTTAACCTGCCAAGACCGTGCATGCAGTGTGACAAACCGGCATGTGCCCAGGTTTGCCCGACAAGAGCGACTTATAAAATGGAAAACGGAATTGTCGCGATCGACAACGATCGCTGCATCGGCTGCCGTTACTGCATCGTTGCCTGCCCGTATGGAGCGCGCTCCTTCGATTTTGGCGAAAGCTATGAACAGGAAATGCAAGGTGCGAATGATGTAACTAGTCCTGAATACGGCGTCGAACGCGGCAACCGTGAAAAAGGCAAGACACCAATCGGCACGGTCCGCAAATGCAGCTTCTGCTTCCACCGATTGCAAAGAGGCGAAGAGCCTGCATGCGTGGAAACTTGCATTGGTGATGCTCGCTTCTTCGGTGACCTGAACGACCCGAACAGTGTGGTATCCAAACTGGCTGCAAGCCCGAGGGCATTCCGCCTGAAGGAAGAGCTAGGAACACATCCGAATGTTATTTATCTAAGATAG
- a CDS encoding MurR/RpiR family transcriptional regulator, translating into MNGQNVVVKINAIYSSLSSKEKAVADYILKNPQEIIHLSITEFSEQASVAEATIFRFCKRLGFRGYQAFKIALASEVVEPIKNIHEEIKQEDEVVTLAEKVFAGHIEAMKGTLNLLDAKVLEDIIEVLSKASRIDFYGSGGSSAIALDAYHKFLRTGIHCNAHSDGHQQIISAALLGPGQAAVGISHSGSNKDVIEALKIAKANGAATIAITSHYKSPLSKEADYVLYTTSRETLFRSEALASRLVQLSLIDVMHVAVSVRRQEQTLDNLQKIREAISIKRY; encoded by the coding sequence CTGAATGGACAAAATGTTGTTGTTAAAATTAATGCCATCTATTCTTCACTTTCCTCAAAGGAGAAGGCGGTTGCAGATTACATATTGAAGAACCCGCAGGAAATCATCCATCTCTCGATTACCGAGTTTTCGGAACAGGCTTCGGTCGCAGAAGCAACGATTTTCCGTTTTTGCAAAAGGCTTGGATTCCGGGGCTATCAAGCTTTTAAAATCGCCCTGGCGAGTGAAGTCGTGGAACCGATCAAAAATATTCACGAAGAAATAAAGCAAGAAGATGAAGTGGTTACTCTAGCGGAAAAAGTTTTCGCCGGACATATTGAAGCGATGAAGGGCACGCTGAATCTTTTGGATGCAAAGGTATTGGAGGACATTATTGAGGTACTCAGCAAGGCATCAAGGATTGATTTTTACGGGTCAGGCGGGTCGTCGGCAATCGCGCTGGATGCCTATCATAAATTTTTGCGGACAGGCATCCATTGCAATGCTCATAGCGACGGACACCAACAAATCATTTCTGCTGCGCTGCTCGGTCCCGGGCAGGCAGCGGTCGGTATTTCGCATAGCGGCAGCAATAAAGATGTCATAGAAGCACTGAAGATAGCAAAAGCTAATGGGGCAGCAACAATAGCGATTACAAGTCATTATAAGTCTCCATTATCCAAGGAAGCAGACTACGTATTATATACAACTTCAAGGGAAACTCTTTTCCGCTCGGAGGCGCTAGCTTCAAGACTGGTCCAGCTAAGTTTGATTGATGTGATGCATGTAGCAGTTTCAGTACGCAGGCAGGAGCAAACTCTTGATAATTTGCAAAAAATCAGGGAAGCAATTTCGATAAAGAGATATTAA
- the tatA gene encoding twin-arginine translocase TatA/TatE family subunit: protein MLSNIGIPGLILILTLALIIFGPKKLPEIGRAFGQTLKEFKKSTRELTSDITDDIADDIKDMKEIKKNLNA, encoded by the coding sequence ATGCTATCCAATATTGGCATTCCAGGTTTGATTTTAATTCTCACACTAGCGTTGATCATCTTCGGTCCGAAAAAGCTTCCGGAAATCGGCAGGGCGTTCGGCCAGACGCTGAAGGAATTCAAGAAATCGACTCGTGAGCTGACAAGTGATATTACCGATGATATCGCGGATGACATCAAGGATATGAAGGAAATCAAGAAAAATCTAAACGCATAA
- the nrfD gene encoding NrfD/PsrC family molybdoenzyme membrane anchor subunit, which produces MANLAVDLKEKSTSKSKINVTLSKSFKIWISALTIAFLIGGYFIVERFFTGLAATNLSSITPWGAWIAFYIFFVGLSAGSFLLSTLIYVFGMEEYERVGKAALFTAIVCMIVALTFVLMDLGRPERMLNAIIYWNVTSPLAWEVHFYLVYIGLLTVELYIAMREDLVRAAKTNSLKGFVAKLITFKNATINAATKKRDHMWMKILGTVGIPLAILGVHGGTGTIFAVVKARPAWHTALFPIIFVVSAMVSGTALLLAMYIIKKKVQKQPIDQGMVVSLAKLMVGFLIIDLGLQFYEYLIGWYGLETEHLDTLATMMASEKAWSFWIVQMLMGAVIPITIVFWKKTSQNVNALLAAAVLIVIGIIGVRFNIVVPPLVVPVFHELPWGNYAPTIKEWMVSVGVVAMGLLIYSFGELLLPIEETSDEVSHNGK; this is translated from the coding sequence ATGGCAAATCTTGCTGTTGATTTAAAAGAGAAAAGTACATCAAAATCAAAAATCAATGTGACTCTGTCGAAGTCTTTTAAAATATGGATTTCGGCATTGACAATTGCCTTTCTGATAGGCGGATATTTTATCGTGGAACGCTTCTTCACAGGACTCGCGGCTACGAATCTATCAAGCATAACACCATGGGGAGCTTGGATTGCTTTTTACATTTTCTTTGTTGGTTTGAGCGCGGGTTCATTCTTGCTTTCAACCCTAATCTACGTCTTCGGGATGGAAGAGTACGAGAGAGTCGGTAAGGCGGCGCTTTTTACCGCGATTGTCTGTATGATCGTCGCACTGACCTTTGTCCTGATGGACCTTGGACGTCCCGAGCGCATGCTGAATGCGATCATCTACTGGAACGTTACATCACCACTTGCCTGGGAGGTCCATTTTTACCTGGTATATATTGGGCTATTGACTGTCGAACTTTACATCGCGATGAGGGAAGACCTAGTCCGCGCTGCAAAAACAAACTCATTGAAAGGCTTTGTCGCAAAATTGATTACGTTCAAGAATGCTACCATCAATGCAGCTACGAAAAAACGTGACCATATGTGGATGAAGATCCTTGGAACAGTCGGGATTCCACTCGCAATCCTCGGCGTACACGGCGGAACGGGAACCATCTTCGCTGTCGTAAAAGCAAGGCCGGCATGGCATACTGCCCTATTCCCAATCATCTTCGTCGTATCTGCGATGGTTTCCGGAACTGCCCTGCTTTTAGCAATGTACATCATCAAGAAAAAGGTGCAGAAACAGCCGATTGACCAGGGAATGGTAGTTTCACTGGCAAAACTGATGGTCGGCTTCCTGATCATTGACCTGGGTCTGCAATTCTATGAATATCTGATTGGCTGGTACGGTCTTGAGACGGAACACCTTGATACACTCGCAACAATGATGGCCAGTGAAAAAGCGTGGTCGTTCTGGATCGTGCAAATGTTGATGGGAGCAGTCATCCCGATCACGATTGTCTTCTGGAAAAAAACAAGCCAGAACGTCAATGCCCTGCTCGCAGCTGCCGTCCTGATTGTAATTGGGATCATCGGCGTCCGCTTCAACATAGTTGTCCCGCCGCTTGTCGTGCCAGTTTTTCACGAACTGCCATGGGGCAATTATGCACCAACGATCAAGGAATGGATGGTCAGCGTTGGAGTTGTCGCAATGGGCCTATTAATCTATTCATTCGGCGAGCTGCTGCTGCCAATCGAAGAAACTTCTGACGAGGTGAGCCATAATGGAAAATAA
- the gnd gene encoding phosphogluconate dehydrogenase (NAD(+)-dependent, decarboxylating), whose protein sequence is MKLGMVGLGKMGYNLVLNLMENGHEVVANDINEEAMQKIKAEGAEIAADYKAMVDMLPKPRVVWLMIPAGDLIDQVIEKFTPFLEEGDILIDGGNSNYKDTLRRAEKLSAAGIQFMDVGTSGGMEGARNGACTMIGGDAEVFAHVEQIFKDISIEKGYLYTGKVGSGHFLKMVHNGIEYGMMQAIAEGFEILEKSPFDYDYKEVSRVWNHGSVIRSWLMELMENAFSKEPKLESIKGVMHSSGEGKWTVETALDLQTAAPVIALSLMMRYRSLEDDTFTGKVVAALRNEFGGHAVERKED, encoded by the coding sequence GTGAAACTTGGAATGGTTGGCCTTGGAAAAATGGGCTATAATTTGGTACTTAATTTAATGGAAAATGGCCATGAGGTTGTGGCGAATGATATTAATGAAGAAGCAATGCAGAAAATCAAAGCAGAAGGTGCTGAGATTGCTGCTGATTATAAGGCAATGGTGGACATGCTGCCAAAACCGCGCGTGGTCTGGCTGATGATTCCCGCTGGTGACTTGATCGACCAGGTAATCGAAAAGTTCACACCTTTCCTTGAAGAGGGCGACATCCTAATCGATGGCGGGAATTCAAATTACAAGGACACCCTACGACGTGCTGAAAAGCTTTCAGCAGCAGGCATCCAATTCATGGATGTTGGGACAAGCGGCGGAATGGAAGGGGCTCGTAACGGTGCCTGCACGATGATCGGCGGAGATGCGGAAGTTTTTGCTCATGTTGAACAAATCTTCAAGGACATTTCGATTGAAAAGGGCTATCTGTACACAGGTAAGGTTGGAAGCGGCCATTTCTTGAAGATGGTCCATAATGGCATTGAGTACGGTATGATGCAGGCGATTGCCGAAGGCTTCGAAATTCTTGAAAAGAGCCCGTTCGATTATGACTACAAAGAAGTTTCCCGCGTCTGGAACCACGGATCCGTTATCCGCAGCTGGCTGATGGAATTGATGGAAAATGCATTCTCCAAAGAGCCGAAGCTCGAGAGCATCAAAGGTGTCATGCATTCATCAGGCGAAGGAAAATGGACAGTCGAAACGGCGCTGGACCTGCAGACAGCAGCACCAGTCATCGCATTGTCACTGATGATGCGCTACCGGTCACTTGAAGACGATACCTTCACAGGAAAAGTTGTCGCTGCATTAAGGAACGAATTCGGCGGACATGCTGTTGAGCGAAAAGAAGATTAA